Proteins found in one Magnetofaba australis IT-1 genomic segment:
- a CDS encoding CHAT domain-containing protein — MSVNCASKRRGIVLAGLILLSGCAAPVTLPPVAVLPDAQPATSVAQTLQRANAAANEGAASRAIARLQRGLALAQSKPARNQSAPAALTPPAYAFHNLPYVPPPLDKARIQKAGEQHIHGFTITPQWEQASRAHYAGRPQEALRILEKIRHTAASPNAMVWRATHLSIRLHMAQGEIPQAEALLDELAKLEIAHTGTNAGSRALRAELKMWAGDLDGAIADAVQVAQSIGTWSLPVSYGGPPANMSPLVNLTEAQQRALTVVGASDMLQGRYDTAIPWLEAAAELANDAFHVFSHGLYGMFIKPFPEAFYGRANALALLATCRLASGAEPSAVAPLYERARAYFAAIHYQPGPALTQMLTAKGLLAGKRYAAAVAAAQEAVVLAEQAQLRDYVWRIESLRGWALWRDGRKADAEAAARRAQSVVEEISGGMTADEDKIRFGGGKEEITRLLIAIDRDKGDYAALFDDVERSRARAFVDMLAQRSVASGRQSAITTQIRRLDGEIRQLRRARFSMLADAQSGDEAALLAERRQWLDKLSAADPELAQAFGVSTSSLADVQSRLHAGQAMAYFLPTAEAEPLAWLWITPQEVTLQQAALTADQTQAALALFNTARLMDESGYEDQADALGVDADDDDPMWREEQALRLIAQGLNLAAWQAPEGLLAVPSGVAHFLPWGALDVAFPVAVLPTGGWIVRTTESPTATGAAAIVGDPEFGGLLTPLPGARREAGQLGELYHSAPLIGPAATEAALRAKLQSGVETLHLATHALFDSAAPLESALILSDGKQADPLSAADLYANPLKARIVALSACETGLGRIAAGEDLLGLARSFYLGGTRALLSSLWTVEDQATALFMQTFHQRRLAGEALGASWLAAVQAVKAAGHPPSAYGAFILGGAL, encoded by the coding sequence ATGAGCGTGAATTGTGCAAGCAAACGGCGGGGAATCGTGCTGGCGGGGTTGATCCTGTTGAGCGGCTGCGCCGCGCCGGTGACGCTGCCGCCGGTGGCGGTGCTGCCCGACGCCCAACCCGCCACCAGCGTTGCGCAAACCCTGCAACGGGCCAACGCCGCCGCCAACGAAGGCGCCGCCAGCCGCGCCATCGCCCGACTGCAGCGGGGCTTGGCCCTGGCGCAGAGCAAACCCGCCCGCAACCAGTCTGCGCCTGCCGCCCTGACGCCCCCAGCCTACGCCTTTCACAATTTGCCCTATGTGCCGCCACCGCTGGATAAAGCGCGCATCCAAAAGGCCGGTGAGCAGCATATCCATGGTTTTACCATCACCCCCCAATGGGAGCAGGCGAGCCGCGCCCACTACGCCGGACGGCCACAGGAGGCGCTGCGCATCCTCGAGAAAATTCGCCACACAGCGGCCTCCCCCAACGCCATGGTGTGGCGCGCGACGCATCTGTCCATCCGACTGCACATGGCTCAGGGCGAGATTCCCCAGGCCGAAGCGCTGCTGGACGAGTTGGCCAAACTGGAGATCGCCCACACCGGAACCAACGCGGGCAGCCGCGCGCTGCGCGCGGAGTTGAAGATGTGGGCGGGGGATCTGGACGGCGCCATCGCCGACGCCGTGCAGGTGGCGCAGAGCATTGGAACCTGGAGCCTGCCGGTGAGCTATGGCGGCCCCCCGGCCAACATGTCGCCTTTGGTCAATCTCACCGAGGCGCAGCAGCGCGCCCTGACGGTGGTGGGGGCCAGCGACATGCTGCAGGGCCGCTACGACACCGCCATCCCGTGGCTGGAGGCGGCGGCGGAGTTGGCCAACGACGCCTTCCATGTGTTCTCCCACGGCCTCTACGGCATGTTCATCAAACCCTTCCCTGAGGCGTTCTATGGTCGCGCCAACGCCCTGGCGCTGCTGGCGACCTGCCGTCTGGCCAGCGGCGCAGAGCCGAGCGCGGTTGCGCCCCTGTATGAGCGCGCACGCGCCTATTTCGCCGCCATTCACTATCAACCCGGCCCGGCGCTGACGCAGATGCTCACCGCCAAGGGGTTGCTGGCGGGCAAACGCTATGCGGCGGCGGTGGCGGCGGCGCAGGAGGCGGTAGTTCTGGCGGAACAGGCGCAGTTGCGCGACTACGTGTGGCGCATCGAGTCCCTGCGCGGCTGGGCGCTGTGGCGCGACGGCCGCAAAGCCGACGCCGAAGCGGCGGCGCGCCGGGCGCAGAGCGTGGTGGAGGAGATCTCCGGCGGCATGACTGCAGATGAGGACAAGATCCGCTTCGGCGGCGGCAAGGAGGAGATCACCCGCCTGCTCATCGCCATCGACCGCGACAAGGGAGACTACGCCGCCCTGTTCGATGATGTGGAGCGCAGCCGCGCGCGGGCGTTTGTGGATATGCTGGCGCAACGCAGCGTGGCCAGCGGTCGGCAGTCTGCCATCACCACGCAGATTCGCCGCCTGGATGGCGAGATCCGCCAACTGCGCCGGGCGCGCTTCAGCATGCTGGCCGATGCGCAAAGCGGCGATGAGGCCGCGCTGCTGGCCGAGCGCCGCCAATGGCTGGACAAACTCAGCGCCGCAGACCCGGAGTTGGCGCAGGCGTTTGGCGTCTCCACCAGCTCCCTGGCGGATGTGCAGTCCCGCCTGCACGCGGGACAGGCCATGGCCTACTTCCTGCCCACGGCGGAGGCCGAGCCGCTGGCGTGGCTGTGGATCACCCCGCAGGAGGTCACGCTGCAGCAGGCCGCGCTCACCGCCGATCAGACCCAAGCGGCCCTGGCGCTGTTCAATACAGCGCGGCTGATGGATGAGAGCGGCTACGAGGATCAAGCCGACGCGTTGGGCGTCGACGCCGATGATGACGACCCCATGTGGCGTGAGGAACAAGCGCTGAGGTTGATTGCGCAGGGGCTAAATCTGGCGGCGTGGCAAGCGCCCGAGGGGCTGCTGGCGGTTCCCAGCGGGGTGGCGCACTTTCTGCCGTGGGGGGCGCTGGATGTCGCCTTCCCCGTGGCCGTTCTGCCCACCGGCGGCTGGATCGTCCGCACGACGGAATCCCCCACCGCAACCGGCGCCGCCGCCATTGTCGGCGACCCGGAGTTCGGCGGTCTGCTCACCCCCCTGCCCGGCGCCCGACGCGAGGCGGGTCAATTGGGCGAACTCTACCACAGCGCGCCGCTGATCGGCCCCGCCGCCACCGAAGCGGCCCTGCGCGCCAAACTGCAATCCGGCGTGGAGACGCTGCATCTGGCCACCCACGCGCTGTTTGACAGCGCCGCGCCATTGGAGTCGGCCCTAATCCTCAGCGACGGCAAACAGGCCGACCCACTCAGCGCAGCCGACCTCTATGCAAATCCGCTCAAAGCGCGCATCGTCGCGCTATCGGCGTGTGAAACCGGCTTGGGCCGCATCGCCGCCGGGGAGGATCTGCTGGGGCTGGCGCGCAGTTTCTACCTGGGCGGAACCCGCGCTTTGCTCAGTTCCTTGTGGACGGTGGAGGATCAGGCCACGGCGCTGTTCATGCAGACTTTCCATCAACGCCGCTTGGCTGGGGAGGCTCTGGGGGCCTCGTGGCTGGCCGCCGTGCAGGCGGTGAAAGCGGCGGGCCATCCGCCGTCGGCTTACGGGGCCTTCATCCTGGGCGGCGCGCTGTAG
- a CDS encoding mechanosensitive ion channel family protein, whose amino-acid sequence MIRLSRLWLSLLVLALSIPLAAIAAAEPPPPGKNSAAASDAAAVKPLMDLSSPQQTMRSFLVAIQDADSNLPQRINDALLCLDLTRLKGDEEEKIQERARGLARRLAVVIDKVGVNLADIPDVGPKRLWYFYHPEKRPEWSTRPEIALYKSSEADGWLFTARTLTSVPQLEELIEEQEKDRPQAQAGVAASRATPRATMATFLEAMGGDNADLATAIQTLEPTGQDPMVWKAVAERRAVELMNVMNKIRRVVLSEIPDTPEGEPYVWYNSEEGNIVVERIEQGKHKGEWRFNQKTIDAIGELYEHFADRPIIEELRLQGVDETLTWEMRLERRMPQWMKKKYALLIGWQWVALGLLLVVSGLLRIILPWLFRLLLGPYLRRRIQADKVTLRQAFGSTGYLTVFLLWFLALRYLQLPDEYVSVLLPVLKFLISLSIVLTGYRIVDVLGQQLIANNNFRLTRFDELLVPMLRKMLRMFVILIVVLFILEFWFNQPPSTIIGALGIGGVALALAAQNTLGNFFGSLTVIADRPFGIGDWIVIGNVEGTVEHVGFRSTRVRTFYNSLITIPNSRLVDTHVDNLGERRYRRAKTVLSVTYDTPPDKIDAFCEGVRELIRLHPYTRKDYYHVYLNQFSASSLDILLYMFFDAPDWSTELRERHNLFLDIIRLAHRLGVSFAFPTQTLHIQRDAKSEAQPDPFVNREETPEWVAVNEAAELFQSIRPHTAAPPPPVTIPTRPRSKR is encoded by the coding sequence ATGATTCGATTGTCCCGCCTGTGGTTGAGCCTGTTGGTTTTGGCTCTGTCGATCCCGCTCGCCGCCATTGCCGCAGCGGAGCCGCCTCCGCCGGGGAAGAACAGCGCGGCGGCCTCCGATGCGGCGGCGGTCAAGCCGTTGATGGATCTGAGCAGCCCGCAACAGACCATGCGCAGCTTCCTGGTGGCGATCCAGGACGCCGACAGCAATCTGCCACAACGCATCAATGACGCCCTGCTCTGCCTGGATCTGACCCGTCTGAAAGGGGACGAAGAGGAGAAGATTCAGGAGCGCGCGCGGGGCTTGGCGCGGCGTCTGGCGGTGGTGATCGACAAAGTCGGCGTCAATCTGGCCGATATCCCCGACGTGGGCCCCAAGCGGCTGTGGTACTTCTATCACCCGGAGAAGCGGCCTGAGTGGTCGACCCGCCCGGAGATCGCTCTGTACAAGAGTTCGGAGGCCGATGGTTGGCTGTTTACCGCGCGCACCCTGACCTCGGTGCCACAGCTGGAGGAGCTGATCGAGGAGCAGGAGAAGGATCGCCCTCAGGCGCAGGCCGGAGTGGCGGCCTCCCGCGCCACGCCGCGGGCGACCATGGCCACCTTCCTGGAAGCGATGGGCGGCGATAACGCCGATCTGGCCACCGCCATTCAAACCCTGGAGCCCACCGGGCAGGATCCCATGGTGTGGAAGGCGGTGGCGGAGCGGCGCGCTGTTGAGCTGATGAACGTGATGAACAAGATTCGTCGCGTGGTTTTGAGCGAGATCCCCGATACCCCCGAGGGCGAGCCCTACGTCTGGTACAACAGCGAAGAGGGCAATATCGTCGTCGAGCGCATCGAGCAGGGCAAACACAAAGGCGAGTGGCGCTTTAATCAGAAAACCATAGACGCCATCGGCGAACTCTACGAGCACTTTGCCGATCGCCCCATCATTGAGGAGCTGCGCCTGCAGGGGGTGGATGAGACCCTGACCTGGGAGATGCGCCTGGAGCGGCGCATGCCCCAGTGGATGAAGAAGAAGTACGCCCTGTTGATCGGCTGGCAGTGGGTGGCGCTGGGTCTGTTGCTGGTTGTCAGCGGCCTGCTGCGCATCATCCTGCCGTGGCTGTTCCGCCTGCTGCTGGGGCCCTATCTGCGCCGCCGCATCCAGGCCGACAAAGTGACCCTGCGACAGGCGTTCGGCTCCACCGGCTATCTGACCGTGTTCCTGCTGTGGTTTTTGGCCCTGCGCTATCTGCAACTGCCCGACGAGTATGTCTCGGTCCTGCTGCCGGTTCTCAAGTTTTTGATCTCGCTGAGCATCGTCCTGACCGGCTATCGCATCGTCGATGTGCTGGGCCAGCAGTTGATCGCCAACAACAACTTCCGCCTGACCCGCTTCGATGAGCTGCTGGTGCCCATGTTGCGCAAGATGCTCAGGATGTTCGTCATCCTGATCGTGGTCTTGTTTATTCTGGAGTTCTGGTTCAATCAGCCGCCCTCCACCATCATCGGCGCCTTGGGCATCGGTGGTGTGGCCTTGGCCTTGGCGGCGCAGAACACCCTGGGCAACTTCTTCGGTTCGCTCACGGTGATCGCCGACCGCCCCTTCGGCATCGGCGACTGGATCGTCATCGGCAACGTGGAGGGCACGGTGGAGCATGTGGGGTTCCGCTCCACCCGTGTGCGCACCTTCTACAACTCCCTGATCACCATCCCCAACAGTCGCCTGGTGGACACCCATGTGGACAACCTGGGCGAGCGGCGTTACCGGCGCGCCAAAACCGTGCTGTCGGTCACCTATGATACGCCGCCGGATAAGATCGACGCCTTTTGCGAAGGGGTGCGCGAATTGATTCGCCTGCACCCCTATACGCGCAAGGACTACTACCACGTCTATCTCAACCAGTTCAGCGCCTCGTCGCTGGATATTCTGCTGTATATGTTCTTCGACGCGCCGGACTGGAGCACGGAGCTGCGCGAGCGGCACAATCTGTTTTTGGACATCATTCGTCTGGCCCATCGGCTGGGGGTGAGCTTCGCCTTCCCCACCCAGACGCTGCACATCCAGCGTGACGCCAAGTCCGAGGCACAGCCCGACCCGTTTGTGAACCGCGAGGAGACGCCGGAGTGGGTGGCGGTGAACGAGGCGGCGGAGCTGTTCCAGTCGATCCGCCCCCACACCGCCGCGCCGCCGCCGCCGGTGACCATTCCCACCCGGCCGCGCTCCAAACGCTGA
- a CDS encoding HIT family protein: MSNDPNNPCLFCRPEKKADWLIAENELAMLWADSNAVSEGHCLALPQRHVGDFFELTPEELLAINELLQQRRAELLQKDPTIDGFNVGINVGKAAGQSIFHVHVHLIPRRFGDHPNPQGGVRHVIHGKGHYPQPKK; this comes from the coding sequence ATGTCCAACGATCCCAACAACCCCTGCCTCTTCTGCCGCCCGGAGAAGAAGGCCGACTGGCTCATCGCCGAGAACGAACTGGCCATGCTATGGGCCGACTCCAACGCCGTGAGCGAAGGCCACTGCCTGGCCCTGCCGCAGCGCCATGTGGGCGACTTCTTCGAACTCACCCCCGAGGAGCTGCTGGCCATCAACGAACTCCTACAGCAGCGCCGCGCCGAGCTGCTGCAGAAGGATCCCACCATCGACGGCTTCAACGTGGGCATTAATGTGGGCAAGGCCGCTGGGCAGAGCATCTTCCACGTCCACGTGCACCTGATCCCGCGCCGCTTCGGCGACCACCCCAACCCCCAGGGCGGCGTGCGCCACGTCATCCACGGCAAAGGCCACTACCCGCAGCCGAAAAAGTAA
- a CDS encoding serine hydrolase domain-containing protein — translation MNRRQFLASTASLAALPVITPTPAIAASRSAKIAQYVEAYRREFSVVGVAMAISRKSELIFAQGFGHADREAQIPMQPHHRMRIASVSKPFTSAAIFSLIQAGRLGQHDRVFGANGLLPQYRSFEDPRVERITVDHLLTHTCGGWSNRSKDPMFRNKALSTQELIRHTLKTRALDADPGAQYAYSNFGFCVLGRVIEAITSAPYDHYVKERFFGPIGAYSLEISGNTETERLPGEAKYYTGAGEFSPYAMNVRRMDAHGGWVASPTDLIRFLNHVDGFPTPPDLLSAQSIQAMTTPNPVSRNYARGWRVNKHNNWWHSGSLPGTTSFMARIANGDCFAAITNSRLTEQKREMASKLDRLMWKVARAL, via the coding sequence ATGAACAGACGTCAATTTCTCGCTTCCACCGCCTCGTTGGCCGCCCTGCCCGTCATCACGCCAACGCCTGCCATCGCTGCTAGCCGCAGCGCCAAAATCGCGCAATATGTGGAGGCGTATCGGCGTGAATTCTCGGTGGTTGGCGTGGCCATGGCGATTTCGCGCAAGTCTGAGCTGATCTTCGCCCAAGGCTTCGGTCACGCGGACAGGGAGGCGCAAATCCCCATGCAGCCGCACCACCGCATGCGCATCGCCAGCGTCTCCAAACCCTTCACCTCGGCGGCAATCTTCTCGCTGATTCAGGCGGGCCGTCTCGGCCAGCACGACCGCGTCTTCGGCGCCAACGGTCTACTCCCCCAATACCGCTCTTTTGAAGATCCCCGGGTGGAGCGCATCACCGTCGACCATCTGCTCACCCACACCTGCGGCGGTTGGTCCAACCGGTCCAAGGACCCGATGTTCCGCAACAAGGCGCTTTCGACTCAAGAGTTGATTCGCCATACCCTCAAGACCCGAGCATTGGACGCCGACCCCGGCGCGCAATACGCCTATTCGAACTTTGGCTTCTGCGTGCTGGGGCGCGTCATTGAAGCGATCACCAGCGCTCCCTACGATCACTATGTGAAAGAGCGCTTCTTTGGTCCCATCGGCGCCTACTCGCTGGAGATCAGCGGCAACACCGAGACTGAGCGCCTACCCGGCGAAGCCAAATACTACACCGGCGCCGGGGAGTTCTCCCCCTATGCAATGAATGTGCGCCGCATGGACGCCCATGGCGGCTGGGTCGCCTCGCCCACGGACCTGATTCGCTTTTTGAATCATGTGGATGGATTTCCCACGCCGCCGGACCTGCTGTCGGCGCAATCGATTCAAGCGATGACCACGCCCAACCCTGTGAGCCGGAACTACGCCCGCGGCTGGCGGGTGAACAAGCACAACAACTGGTGGCACTCCGGCTCACTGCCTGGGACGACCTCCTTCATGGCGCGCATCGCCAATGGCGATTGCTTTGCCGCCATCACCAACTCACGCCTCACCGAGCAGAAGCGGGAGATGGCCTCAAAACTGGACCGCTTGATGTGGAAAGTGGCGCGCGCGCTGTGA
- a CDS encoding IS110 family transposase gives MSNHIENGQVRVLGIDLGKSVFQLHGVDARGKSVLKQRLKRDKLLEFMAQLPPCLVGMEASSGAHHWARKFQGYGHEVRLMAPQYVKPYVKRHKNDSVDAEAICEAVQRPNMRFVGIKSVAQQEILALHRVRSLAVKNRTALVNQIRGLLAEYGIVFPKSIKQARRAIVLILSDESSEMSANFRVILEDERDELAHLDERIGKYEREIEALAKAEPQCRLLMTIPGVGPITATALLASVGDVRAFKNGRELSAWIGLVPNQHSTGGKAWLTGISKRGNGYLRTLLIHGARAALRVCENKPDRRSQWVVSVSERRGANKAVVALANRMARSAWAMLVKQEAYGASAAV, from the coding sequence ATGAGCAATCATATCGAAAACGGACAGGTACGGGTACTGGGGATTGATCTGGGCAAGAGCGTGTTTCAGTTGCATGGCGTCGATGCGCGCGGCAAGAGCGTTCTGAAACAGCGCTTGAAACGAGATAAGTTACTGGAGTTCATGGCGCAACTGCCGCCGTGCCTGGTGGGGATGGAAGCCAGTAGCGGCGCGCATCACTGGGCGCGGAAATTTCAGGGATATGGGCATGAAGTGCGTTTGATGGCGCCGCAATATGTGAAGCCCTACGTGAAGCGGCACAAGAACGACAGCGTGGACGCTGAGGCGATATGTGAAGCGGTACAGCGTCCGAATATGCGTTTTGTGGGGATCAAAAGCGTTGCCCAGCAAGAAATTCTAGCGTTGCATCGGGTGCGCAGTCTGGCGGTGAAGAACCGCACGGCGTTGGTGAACCAGATTCGCGGACTGCTTGCCGAGTATGGGATTGTCTTTCCCAAGAGCATCAAGCAGGCGCGGCGGGCGATTGTGCTGATTTTGAGTGATGAGAGCTCGGAAATGAGCGCCAATTTTCGCGTAATTCTGGAGGATGAGCGCGATGAGCTGGCGCATTTGGATGAGCGCATCGGCAAATATGAGCGTGAGATTGAGGCGCTGGCCAAGGCGGAGCCGCAGTGTCGATTGCTGATGACGATCCCGGGAGTGGGACCGATCACGGCGACGGCGCTGTTGGCGTCGGTGGGGGATGTGCGGGCGTTTAAGAATGGCCGGGAGCTGTCGGCATGGATAGGGTTGGTTCCAAATCAGCACTCCACAGGGGGCAAGGCGTGGCTGACGGGGATCAGCAAGCGGGGAAACGGTTATCTTCGCACCCTGTTGATTCATGGGGCGCGGGCGGCTTTGCGCGTGTGTGAAAACAAGCCGGATCGCCGCAGCCAATGGGTGGTGTCGGTGTCGGAACGCCGCGGCGCGAATAAAGCGGTGGTGGCGCTGGCCAACCGCATGGCGCGCAGCGCGTGGGCGATGCTGGTGAAGCAGGAGGCCTATGGGGCCAGCGCCGCTGTGTAG
- a CDS encoding DUF4116 domain-containing protein, with protein sequence MDQDEFDEEYPTDADHLAAVQRYGLALEFVREQTLALCLAAVGQNGWALEHVREQTLELCEAAVRQDGRALRFVRQQTPALCEAAVSQDGRALEAVREQTPELCLIAVQRNGLALRFVRQQTPELCLAAVRQDGLALAFVKQQTPEICRAALAQDERAARFVRESPSNPE encoded by the coding sequence ATGGATCAGGATGAATTCGACGAGGAGTATCCCACTGACGCGGATCATCTGGCCGCTGTGCAACGTTACGGTTTGGCGTTGGAGTTTGTGCGGGAGCAGACGCTCGCGCTCTGTCTGGCCGCCGTGGGGCAGAACGGCTGGGCGCTGGAGCATGTGCGCGAGCAGACGCTGGAACTCTGTGAAGCGGCGGTGCGGCAGGATGGGCGGGCGTTGCGGTTTGTGCGCCAGCAGACGCCTGCGCTCTGTGAGGCGGCGGTGAGTCAGGATGGGCGGGCGCTGGAGGCGGTGCGCGAGCAGACGCCGGAACTGTGCTTAATCGCTGTTCAGCGCAATGGATTGGCGTTGCGTTTCGTGCGCCAGCAGACGCCAGAGCTATGCCTGGCCGCAGTGCGACAGGATGGGTTGGCGCTGGCGTTTGTCAAACAGCAGACGCCAGAGATCTGTCGCGCTGCACTGGCGCAGGATGAACGCGCCGCGCGGTTTGTGCGGGAGTCGCCCAGCAATCCGGAATAG
- a CDS encoding flavodoxin — MSSIGLFFGTDTGSTRKIAKMIQKRYPDAIDKPLNVNRITPEDMLAYDRLILGTSTLRDGRLPGLASTAQMEGWLEFLPKLEAANADFTGKTVALYGLGCQEKYPDTFCNGLGILHEFIAARGAKCIGQWPSDGYVFNESKAIGPDGQFVGLALDNDVEHMKTDERLNEWLKLITPELGLPSV, encoded by the coding sequence ATGTCTTCCATTGGTCTGTTTTTTGGCACCGACACCGGCAGTACCCGCAAAATTGCGAAAATGATCCAAAAACGCTACCCCGACGCCATCGACAAGCCCCTCAACGTCAATCGTATCACCCCCGAGGATATGCTGGCGTATGACCGCTTGATTCTCGGTACGTCGACGTTGCGGGATGGGCGTTTGCCGGGCTTGGCCAGCACCGCGCAGATGGAGGGGTGGTTGGAGTTTCTGCCCAAGTTGGAAGCGGCCAATGCGGACTTCACCGGCAAAACCGTGGCGCTGTATGGCCTGGGGTGTCAGGAGAAGTATCCGGATACGTTCTGCAATGGCTTGGGCATTCTGCATGAGTTCATCGCCGCGCGCGGCGCCAAGTGCATCGGCCAGTGGCCCAGTGACGGCTATGTGTTCAACGAATCCAAAGCGATTGGGCCGGACGGTCAGTTTGTCGGGCTGGCCCTGGATAACGATGTGGAGCACATGAAGACCGATGAGCGATTGAATGAATGGCTCAAGCTCATCACCCCGGAGCTGGGTTTGCCGTCTGTGTGA
- a CDS encoding ArsR/SmtB family transcription factor produces the protein MGTTKPFKSLIFEQLARVGKALAHGNRLELLEFLAQGERSVEALAQVSKLTVANTSQHLQILRQAGLVETRREGQRIHYRLADGRVVALLAVMRELAEDHVADIEKLITLYLTSRDGMDPIPARELLELARAGSVTVLDVRPGEEYAAGHLPGAINIPLKDLEANLARFPAGQEVVAYCRGPWCVLAFDAVAQLRARGVKARRLQDGLPEWRLAGLPVELGFNSNE, from the coding sequence ATGGGCACGACGAAACCTTTCAAATCCCTCATCTTCGAGCAGTTGGCCCGGGTCGGCAAAGCGCTGGCCCATGGCAATCGCCTGGAACTGCTGGAGTTCCTGGCCCAGGGCGAACGCTCTGTGGAAGCCCTGGCCCAAGTATCCAAGCTCACCGTGGCCAACACCTCTCAGCATCTTCAGATCCTGCGTCAGGCGGGGCTGGTTGAAACCCGCCGGGAGGGGCAACGGATCCATTACCGGTTGGCGGACGGTCGTGTGGTGGCGCTGCTGGCGGTGATGCGGGAACTGGCCGAAGATCATGTGGCCGACATCGAAAAACTGATCACCCTCTATCTGACCAGCCGGGACGGCATGGATCCCATCCCCGCCCGGGAACTGCTGGAGTTGGCGCGGGCGGGTTCGGTGACCGTACTGGACGTGCGTCCCGGGGAGGAGTACGCCGCCGGACACCTGCCGGGGGCGATCAACATCCCGCTGAAGGATTTGGAAGCCAACCTGGCCCGTTTTCCCGCCGGGCAGGAGGTTGTGGCTTACTGCCGGGGACCGTGGTGTGTGCTGGCGTTTGACGCCGTTGCGCAACTCCGCGCCCGCGGCGTCAAAGCGCGTCGGCTTCAGGACGGATTACCGGAATGGCGGCTGGCTGGGTTGCCTGTGGAGTTGGGCTTTAACTCAAACGAGTAA